GTTGCTTATATTGCTTCATCTGTGCTCCTTTTACTTGGTCGTTTAAGTGGCTCTGATATTAACGCAGCTCGCCACTTAAATTCACTTACAAAAGTTGCACTTCAGTGTTGAATCTGCTCGCATCAATAAATCATGCGATCGCATCAATACCAGAAGGCAGTCTTCGAGAACTTCAATTTGGGACAAGGCAACATCCGTTACAAGACCGTTACTGAACCGTTACAGTTCCGTTGTCCTTCCGTCCTGCTTCCGTCTTAGTTCCGTTGTCTCAAACTGAGGTTCTCGGCAGTCCACTTATTCCATTATTAATTCAATAAAGCATTAATAATCCATTCCCAAGCCACAATGGACTTGACCATTGGCGCATTGTTCTCGAAGGTATGCAGGGCCACTTCAAGCTGATCCTCCAGTGCATCAAGACTATCGAAGACGCGGTGATGGAAGCGCTTCTCACGCAATTCATCCCACACATGTTCGACTGGGTTGAGCTCAGGCGCATAAGGTGGCAAAGGTAACAGTTTCATGTTCTGTGGTGGTTTGAGTAACCGACTGGCGTGCCAGCCGGCGCCATCGAGCACCATTACGATTTTGTCGCTGGGGTGGCGCGCGCCCACCTCATCGAGAAACAGCTGCATGCAGTCGGTATTGACGTATGGCAAGATCAAAGAATCGAGCTCTCCACTTTTGGCCTCCACTGCCGCGTACGCGTAGGTGTACTCGTGGGTCAGCATCGCTTGGCATAGTGGTCGTACGGGCTTGGGAGCCCAACACCGACGCACGTCGTTGATGCGCCCAAAACGCGCCTCATCCTGAAACATCAGTCGGATCGGTTCGTTTTTGGCCCAGCCCTGACGGATTTCGGCGAGTGTTTGGGGGAGTTTTTTTCCAGTCTGCCTGGGCTACTGGATTGCCTTGCGGATGCCTTTTGTCAGGTGCGAGTTTGCGCCAGTTGTGCCGATGCAGTCATTTGTACACCGATGACAGCGCCATCTTCCGCCCCAGCGCTATTTCGAGTTGGGGCTTGATCTGGCTGACCACCAAAATACCGCCCATACGGGCAGACTCCAGGAACGGTTTGAGCAGTTCGGCTTCGCGCTCAAGGGTGAAGTGCTCTCTGTGTCGCCCTCCGCGCACCGACTTGCCTTTATTGCCTACGGCTCCGCCCTCAATGAACTGGTTGCGCAAACGGCACGCCCAACCTTTGGACAATCCGATGGCCTGTGCTGTTTGCTCCAGACTCATGCCGTATTGAAGGGGCAAGACCACTGCCTGTGCTTGTCGCGTAACTGCTCAATCGTCGTCGCTGAAGCAATGGCTTGGGGTGCGATAGCAAGTACATCCTGGCCTCGCGGTGGTCGTGACATGAATTACCTCCCCCGTTTATTCGATCAGGAGGTAATTATTGCACTATTGATGTATAAATTGAATTACACGCCGCTTTCACGCGTGAAAGGCGCGTGCACCAAACTGAGGTTCTGAAATACCCATGCCTCCTTTGGTTGGAGCTTTGAATATTTAATGTTTGACATGCGAAACGCTACGCTATACGATAACCCATGATTAAGACATTTCGACACAAAGGACTGCAAGTCTTTTTTGAGACTAGCAGTAAGGCAGGCATACAGCCGCATCATGCTTCGAAACTTAAGCGACAATTAATACGCCTTAACGCAGCGAAAAACCCCGACTACATGAACATACCGGGATGGAATCTGCACTCGTTAACGGCTAACTTTGCCGGACATTATTCAGTAAGCGTAAACGGTAACTGGCGTATGACCTTCACCTTTGACGGTGAGAATGCCGTGTTAGTTGACTATCAAAATTACCACTAGGAGAAAAGATCATGAGCAAAATGCACACCCCCCCGCACCCTGGCGCAACCTTGCGTGAAGACGTATTGCCCGCATTAGGATTAACTGTTACCGATGCTGCAAAGCAACTAGGCGTTACCCGTGCGGCCCTGTCTCGTGTACTGAATGAGCACGCCGCAATCTCCCCAGAAATGGCACTACGCCTAGAAGGATGGCTAGGTTTGGAGAATGGCGGTCATGCTGATGCGTGGATTGCGCAGCAGACAGAATATGACTTATGGCAGGTACGCAAGGCAGGCATGCCCAAGGTGCAGCGCGCCGTATTGATCGCCGCCTGAAAGAGCAGCACCGTCGCCTGACGGTATCAGGCAAAAGCGGCGGCAAGGGTGACATCAACACCCGAACCGCCTAACCAAAACGTGAAAACAGGAGTTACACATAATGGCTAATTTAAATTGTAGCATCGGCGTTAACGATTACTGCGGAGGCATGAAAATCGCCACTCGCAAGACGAAATAGATTTTAGGCGGCAAAATTCCCAAGTCTGCTGATGACTTGTCTTTTGCTGGGCGAGATGACGACAAGTTTAGTTGGTGGAATGTAA
This genomic interval from Candidatus Nitrotoga sp. AM1P contains the following:
- a CDS encoding type II toxin-antitoxin system RelE/ParE family toxin translates to MIKTFRHKGLQVFFETSSKAGIQPHHASKLKRQLIRLNAAKNPDYMNIPGWNLHSLTANFAGHYSVSVNGNWRMTFTFDGENAVLVDYQNYH
- a CDS encoding winged helix-turn-helix domain-containing protein encodes the protein MHRHNWRKLAPDKRHPQGNPVAQADWKKTPPNTRRNPSGLGQKRTDPTDVSG
- a CDS encoding HigA family addiction module antitoxin, producing the protein MSKMHTPPHPGATLREDVLPALGLTVTDAAKQLGVTRAALSRVLNEHAAISPEMALRLEGWLGLENGGHADAWIAQQTEYDLWQVRKAGMPKVQRAVLIAA
- a CDS encoding winged helix-turn-helix domain-containing protein, with protein sequence MPLQYGMSLEQTAQAIGLSKGWACRLRNQFIEGGAVGNKGKSVRGGRHREHFTLEREAELLKPFLESARMGGILVVSQIKPQLEIALGRKMALSSVYK
- a CDS encoding IS630 family transposase; this translates as MRQGWAKNEPIRLMFQDEARFGRINDVRRCWAPKPVRPLCQAMLTHEYTYAYAAVEAKSGELDSLILPYVNTDCMQLFLDEVGARHPSDKIVMVLDGAGWHASRLLKPPQNMKLLPLPPYAPELNPVEHVWDELREKRFHHRVFDSLDALEDQLEVALHTFENNAPMVKSIVAWEWIINALLN